A stretch of Physeter macrocephalus isolate SW-GA chromosome 1, ASM283717v5, whole genome shotgun sequence DNA encodes these proteins:
- the LOC102987455 gene encoding replication protein A 32 kDa subunit-like, which translates to MKMWPSGFESYRISSLGGSGGYTQSPGGFGSPTPSQAEKKSRARAQHIVPCTISQLLSATLVDEVFKIGNVEISQVTIVRIIRNAEKAATSIVYKIDDMTAAPMDVRQWVYTDDACSENTVVPPETYVKVAGHLRSFQNKKSLVAFKIIPLEDMNEFTTHILEVVNAHMMLSKSNSQPSAPIGNPGMGEAGNFGGNSFMPAHGLTVAQNQVLNLIKACPRPEGLNFQDLKNQRQHMTVASIKQAVYFLSNEGHIYSTVDDDHFKSTDAE; encoded by the coding sequence ATGAAGATGTGGCCCAGTGGATTTGAAAGCTATAGAATTTCCTCTTTGGGGGGATCTGGAGGCTACACACAGTCCCCTGGGGGCTTTGGATCACCGACACCTTCCCAGGCCGAAAAGAAATCTAGAGCCCGAGCTCAGCATATTGTACCCTGTACCATATCTCAGCTGCTTTCTGCTACTCTGGTTGATGAAGTGTTCAAAATTGGAAATGTTGAAATTTCACAGGTCACTATTGTGCGGATAATCAGAAATGCAGAGAAGGCAGCAACCAGCATTGTTTACAAAATAGATGACATGACAGCTGCACCCATGGATGTTCGCCAGTGGGTTTACACAGATGATGCCTGCAGTGAAAACACTGTGGTTCCTCCAGAAACATATGTGAAAGTGGCTGGTCATCTGAGATCTTTTCAGAACAAGAAAAGCCTGGTAGCCTTTAAGATCATACCCCTGGAGGATATGAATGAGTTCACCACACATATTCTGGAAGTAGTCAATGCACACATGATGCTGAGCAAGTCTAACAGCCAGCCCTCAGCACCTATCGGCAATCCAGGAATGGGTGAAGCTGGGAACTTCGGTGGGAATAGCTTCATGCCAGCACATGGCCTCACTGTGGCCCAGAACCAGGTACTGAATTTGATTAAGGCTTGCCCAAGGCCTGAAGGATTGAACTTTCAGGATCTCAAGAATCAGCGCCAACACATGACTGTAGCCTCAATCAAGCAAGCTGTGTATTTTCTAAGCAACGAGGGACACATCTATTCCACTGTGGATGATGATCATTTTAAATCCACAGACGCAGAATAA